Proteins encoded together in one Coffea arabica cultivar ET-39 chromosome 2c, Coffea Arabica ET-39 HiFi, whole genome shotgun sequence window:
- the LOC113726486 gene encoding uncharacterized protein — protein MGQRKTFLLSSLAAILLAALIQGSHAVEYTVTNSAASTPGGARFERDIGVQYTKQTLDSATNFIWRIFQENAPADRKNVQRVDMFVDDMDGVAYTSNDQIHVSARYIQGYSGDVRSEITGVLYHEMTHVWQWNGNGQAPGGLIEGIADYVRLKAGYAPSHWVKPGQGDRWDQGYDVTARFLDYCNSLKNGFVAQLNNKMRNGYSNDYFVELLGKSVDQLWNDYKAKFNN, from the coding sequence ATGGGTCAACGGAAAACTTTCCTCCTCTCGTCTTTGGCCGCCATCCTCTTAGCAGCGCTCATCCAGGGAAGCCATGCAGTGGAATACACCGTAACAAACAGTGCCGCGTCCACCCCAGGTGGTGCCCGATTCGAGAGGGACATCGGGGTCCAATACACCAAGCAAACACTCGACTCCGCCACTAATTTCATATGGAGGATCTTCCAGGAGAACGCTCCTGCAGACAGAAAGAACGTCCAAAGAGTTGACATGTTCGTCGATGACATGGATGGTGTTGCCTATACCAGCAACGATCAGATTCACGTAAGCGCGAGGTACATCCAAGGTTACTCGGGCGATGTTAGAAGCGAGATTACCGGGGTTCTCTACCATGAGATGACGCACGTTTGGCAGTGGAATGGGAACGGACAGGCTCCGGGAGGATTGATCGAAGGAATCGCGGATTATGTGAGGCTTAAAGCCGGGTATGCACCGAGCCATTGGGTGAAACCTGGGCAAGGCGACCGGTGGGATCAAGGATACGATGTCACCGCCCGCTTTCTTGACTACTGCAATAGCCTGAAAAATGGTTTTGTTGCGCAGCTTAACAATAAGATGAGGAACGGTTATAGTAATGACTATTTTGTTGAGCTGCTGGGGAAGTCCGTCGATCAACTCTGGAACGACTACAAAGCTAAATTTAATAACTAA